Proteins from one Cicer arietinum cultivar CDC Frontier isolate Library 1 chromosome 3, Cicar.CDCFrontier_v2.0, whole genome shotgun sequence genomic window:
- the LOC101493043 gene encoding pectate lyase-like: MAGITRKITFIVLILAITIPCLEAGIAEFDDYLKEQADLARQIALKSYVPNPENITTELNLHVNMAMEEAYSNSTRRELRQRQKHGGSSACMSSNPIDNCWRCKKDWAQNRQQLAQCGKGFGRKAVGGLGGKFYVVTDESDNDLVTPKFGTLRYGAVQKGPLWIIFARSMIIRLNQELLVSSDKTIDGRGANVHIRDGAGITMQFVNNVIIHGLHIRNIKARSGGMIRDSYNHVGLRTRSDGDALSVFGSSNIWIDHISLSESEDGLIDVIQGSTAITISNCHMTKHNDVMLFGASDSYSDDKIMQITVAFNHFGQGLIQRMPRCRWGFFHVLNNDYTHWLMYAIGGSSGPTILSQGNRFIAPNNNAAKTITHRDYASQDVWSKWQWRSENDLFMNGATFIESGAPIKNLPFKKGYLMKPRPGTQANRLTRYAGALNCQIGRPC, from the exons ATGGCaggaattacaagaaagattacCTTTATCGTCTTGATTTTGGCCATTACTATTCCATGCCTTGAGGCTGGTATTGCTGAGTTTGATGATTATCTCAAAGAACAAGCCGATTTGGCCCGCCAAATTGCTCTTAAGTCATATGTGCCAAATCCTGAAAATATTACAACTGAGCTCAATCTACATGTCAATAT GGCAATGGAAGAAGCTTATTCAAACAGTACAAGGAGGGAACTAAGGCAAAGGCAAAAGCATGGTGGATCATCAGCCTGCATGTCCAGTAATCCAATTGACAATTGTTGGAGGTGTAAAAAGGATTGGGCCCAAAACCGTCAACAATTGGCCCAATGTGGAAAAGGTTTTGGTAGAAAGGCAGTAGGTGGACTTGGTGGAAAATTCTATGTTGTTACTGATGAATCCGACAATGATTTGGTTACCCCAAAATTTGGTACCCTTAGATATGGTGCTGTTCAAAAAGGACCACTTTGGATTATATTTGCACGTAGCATGATCATTAGATTAAATCAAGAGTTGTTAGTTTCATCCGACAAGACCATTGATGGTCGTGGTGCCAATGTTCATATTAGGGATGGTGCTGGCATTACTATGCAATTTGTCAACAATGTCATTATTCATGGTCTTCACATAAGAAACATCAAGGCTAGATCTGGTGGTATGATTCGAGACTCTTATAATCATGTTGGACTAAGAACAAGAAGTGACGGTGATGCTCTCTCTGTCTTTGGTTCATCAAACATCTGGATTGATCATATTTCCTTATCTGAATCTGAAGATGGTCTTATCGATGTTATTCAAGGCTCTACTGCTATCACTATCTCAAATTGTCACATGACCAAACATAATGAT GTGATGTTGTTTGGAGCTAGTGATTCATACTCAGATGACAAGATAATGCAAATAACAGTTGCATTCAACCATTTTGGACAAGGATTGATTCAAAGAATGCCAAGATGTAGATGGGGATTTTTTCATGTTTTGAACAATGATTACACACATTGGTTAATGTATGCAATTGGTGGTAGTTCAGGACCAACAATTCTTAGTCAAGGAAATCGTTTCATTGCACCAAACAACAATGCTGCAAAGACAATAACACATAGAGATTATGCATCACAAGATGTTTGGTCAAAATGGCAATGGAGATCAGAAAATGATTTGTTTATGAATGGTGCAACATTTATTGAGTCAGGAGCACCAATTAAGAATCTTCCATTCAAAAAAGGTTACCTAATGAAACCAAGACCAGGAACACAAGCTAATAGATTAACAAGATATGCTGGGGCACTAAATTGCCAAATTGGTAGGCCATgctag